In Conger conger chromosome 12, fConCon1.1, whole genome shotgun sequence, one DNA window encodes the following:
- the tor1 gene encoding torsin family 1 isoform X1, with product MRFTNVLLVLILWSVVIVAAIEPISTGIAIGMAAALSGFLACYQNVLYYFHECCREEWISYNKSGLEIDLKRKLFGQHVASRVIMKAVTGFINNKNPKKPLVLSLHGWTGTGKNFVSQLIVENIYNKGMTSNYVHQFVATKHFPHLSHIDTYKAELQQWIKGNVTICPRSMFIFDEMDKMHAGLIDSIKPYLDYYDNLEGVSYRQAIFIFLSNAGGEKITRIVLDFWRAGRAREEVQLKDLESALSLDVFNNKQSGFWHTSLIDKNLVDFFVPFLPLEYSHVRMCALAEMEARELTPNVEIAEQVATEMTYFPKEEKVFSVKGCKTIGSKLDYYI from the exons ATGCGCTTCACGAATGTACTGCTTGTTTTGATATTGTGGAGCGTGGTAATTGTAGCAGCAATCGAACCAATCAGCACGGGAATCGCTATTGGGATGGCAGCCGCTCTTTCGGGCTTCCTCGCCTGCTACCAGAACGTGTTGTACTACTTCCACGAGTGTTGCCGAGAAGAATGGATATCGTATAATAAATCAG GTTTGGAAATCGACCTGAAGAGGAAGCTATTCGGTCAACATGTTGCGTCGCGCGTTATCATGAAAGCAGTGACTGGATTCATCAATAACAAGAACCCAAAGAAGCCCTTGGTTCTCTCCCTCCATGGatggacagggacagggaagaACTTTGTCAGTCAACTAATAGTTGAAAATATCTACAACAAAGGAATGACCAGCAACTATGTTCATCAGTTTGTGGCTACCAAACATTTTCCCCACTTAAGTCACATTGACACCTACAAA GCCGAGCTGCAGCAGTGGATCAAAGGGAACGTCACCATTTGCCCTCGCTCCATGTTCATCTTTGACGAAATGGACAAGATGCATGCTGGGCTCATCGATAGCATCAAACCGTATCTGGATTACTACGACAACTTGGAAGGAGTCTCCTATCGCCAAGCCATTTTCATCTTCCTCAG TAATGCAGGGGGTGAGAAAATCACACGGATTGTTCTGGATTTCTGGAGAGCGGGCAGAGCACGCGAGGAGGTACAGCTGAAGGACCTCGAGTCAGCACTGTCCCTCGATGTCTTCAACAACAAGCAGA GCGGATTCTGGCACACCAGTCTGATCGACAAGAACCTTGTGGACTTCTTCGTCCCCTTCCTGCCTCTGGAGTATAGCCACGTTCGGATGTGTGCTCTGGCGGAGATGGAAGCTCGAGAGTTAACGCCGAACGTGGAGATCGCAGAACAAGTAGCCACTGAGATGACCTATTTCCCCAAGGAGGAGAAGGTCTTCTCTGTGAAGGGCTGCAAAACTATTGGGAGCAAGCTGGACTACTACATTTAG
- the tor1 gene encoding torsin family 1 isoform X2 — protein MRQISKRLLIFLSISIGFVSAIEPISTTFVVGVGAFLGKRVYNYFHETCDDSWIVYNSTSLEIDLKRKLFGQHVASRVIMKAVTGFINNKNPKKPLVLSLHGWTGTGKNFVSQLIVENIYNKGMTSNYVHQFVATKHFPHLSHIDTYKAELQQWIKGNVTICPRSMFIFDEMDKMHAGLIDSIKPYLDYYDNLEGVSYRQAIFIFLSNAGGEKITRIVLDFWRAGRAREEVQLKDLESALSLDVFNNKQSGFWHTSLIDKNLVDFFVPFLPLEYSHVRMCALAEMEARELTPNVEIAEQVATEMTYFPKEEKVFSVKGCKTIGSKLDYYI, from the exons ATGCGTCAAATTAGCAAAAGATTGCTTATATTCCTTTCGATATCGATTGGTTTTGTGAGTGCTATCGAGCCCATCTCAACTACGTTTGTTGTGGGAGTAGGTGCTTTTTTGGGAAAGAGAGTGTACAACTATTTTCATGAAACTTGTGATGACAGTTGGATTGTGTACAACTCAACGA GTTTGGAAATCGACCTGAAGAGGAAGCTATTCGGTCAACATGTTGCGTCGCGCGTTATCATGAAAGCAGTGACTGGATTCATCAATAACAAGAACCCAAAGAAGCCCTTGGTTCTCTCCCTCCATGGatggacagggacagggaagaACTTTGTCAGTCAACTAATAGTTGAAAATATCTACAACAAAGGAATGACCAGCAACTATGTTCATCAGTTTGTGGCTACCAAACATTTTCCCCACTTAAGTCACATTGACACCTACAAA GCCGAGCTGCAGCAGTGGATCAAAGGGAACGTCACCATTTGCCCTCGCTCCATGTTCATCTTTGACGAAATGGACAAGATGCATGCTGGGCTCATCGATAGCATCAAACCGTATCTGGATTACTACGACAACTTGGAAGGAGTCTCCTATCGCCAAGCCATTTTCATCTTCCTCAG TAATGCAGGGGGTGAGAAAATCACACGGATTGTTCTGGATTTCTGGAGAGCGGGCAGAGCACGCGAGGAGGTACAGCTGAAGGACCTCGAGTCAGCACTGTCCCTCGATGTCTTCAACAACAAGCAGA GCGGATTCTGGCACACCAGTCTGATCGACAAGAACCTTGTGGACTTCTTCGTCCCCTTCCTGCCTCTGGAGTATAGCCACGTTCGGATGTGTGCTCTGGCGGAGATGGAAGCTCGAGAGTTAACGCCGAACGTGGAGATCGCAGAACAAGTAGCCACTGAGATGACCTATTTCCCCAAGGAGGAGAAGGTCTTCTCTGTGAAGGGCTGCAAAACTATTGGGAGCAAGCTGGACTACTACATTTAG